A window of the Oryza brachyantha chromosome 5, ObraRS2, whole genome shotgun sequence genome harbors these coding sequences:
- the LOC102710128 gene encoding probable glycerol-3-phosphate dehydrogenase [NAD(+)] 3, cytosolic translates to MVGSYANGHPAGRGGVAAAEGKLDELRRLLGKADGDLLKIVGVGAGAWGSVFCALLQDAYGRHRDKAQVRVWRRPGRAVDRATAEHLFEVINSREDVLRRLIRRCAYLKYVEARLGDRTLYADEILRDGFCLNMIDTPLCPLKVVTNLQEAVWDADIVINGLPSTETREVFGEIGRYWKERIRPPVIISLAKGIEASIDPVPRIITPTQMITNATGVPLENILYLGGPNIASEIYNKEYANARICGAEKWRKPLAKFLRQPHFIVWDNSDLITHEVMGGLKNIYAIGAGMVAALTNESATSKSVYFSLCTSEMIYITHLLSEDPEKLAGPLLADTYVTLLKGRNAWYGQKLAKGELTLEMGDSIKGKGTIQGVSAVHAFYELLSQGSLSVTHPEVKKLVAPVELCPILKTLYKILIKRDLATDSILQAIRDESMYDPRERIEMSQRQSLYRPSLLGLPK, encoded by the exons ATGGTGGGCAGCTACGCGAACGGGCACCCGGCGGGACGGGGCGgggtcgccgcggcggaggggaaGCTGGACGAgctgcggcggctgctggGGAAGGCGGACGGCGACCTGCTCAAGATCGTCGGGGTGGGCGCCGGGGCGTGGGGCAGCGTCTTCTGCGCGCTGCTTCAGGACGCGTACGGCCGCCACCGCGACAAGGCGCAGGTGCGCGTCTGGCGGAGGCCCGGGCGCGCCGTcgaccgcgccaccgccgagcACCTCTTCGAGGTCATCAACTCCCGGGAGGACGTCCTCCGCAGGCTCATCCGCCGCTGCGCCTACCTCAAGTACGTCGAGGCCCGCCTCGGCGACCGCACGCTCTACGCCGACGAGATCCTCCGCGACGGGTTCTGCCTCAACATGATCGACACGCCGCTCTGCCCCCTCAAGGTCGTCACCAACCTGCAGGAGGCGGTCTGGGACGCCGACATAGTCATCAACGGCCTGCCCTCCACTGAGACCAGGGAGGTGTTCGGGGAGATCGGGAGGTACTGGAAGGAGAGGATCAGGCCCCCGGTGATCATCTCGCTGGCCAAGGGGATCGAGGCGTCGATCGACCCCGTGCCTCGGATCATTACTCCAACACAGATGATCACCAATGCTA CTGGAGTTCCATTGGAGAACATTCTATATCTTGGAGGCCCTAACATTGCATCTGAGATTTATAACAAAGAATATGCAAATGCTCGCATATGTGGAGCTGAAAAGTGGAGGAAACCTCTAGCTAAATTTCTGAGGCAGCCTCATTTCATTGTATGGGATAATAGTGATCTGATCACTCATGAAGTAATGGGTGGCTTAAAGAACATATATGCCATTGGTGCTG GCATGGTGGCGGCACTAACCAATGAGAGTGCAACCAGCAAATCAGTATACTTTTCACTTTGCACGTCTGAAATGATATACATAACACATTTATTGTCTGAAGACCCTGAGAAACTTGCCGGACCATTATTAGCCGATACCTATGTTACGCTGCTGAAAGGTCGTAACGCATGGTATGGACAGAAGCTAGCTAAGGGTGAACTTACTCTTGAAATGGGGGATAGCATCAAGGGCAAAGGGACTATACAG GGTGTCTCTGCAGTCCATGCATTTTATGAGCTCTTGAGCCAGGGTAGCTTAAGTGTGACGCATCCTGAAGTGAAGAAGCTTGTTGCTCCGGTTGAGCTGTGCCCAATACTCAAAACACTTTATAAAATCCTAATCAAGAG GGATCTTGCTACTGATTCCATTCTCCAGGCAATACGAGATGAATCAATGTATGATCCACGGGAGAGAATTGAGATGTCTCAGCGCCAGTCTCTTTACCGGCCGTCTCTTCTTGGCCTACCTAAATGA